A genome region from Puntigrus tetrazona isolate hp1 unplaced genomic scaffold, ASM1883169v1 S000000445, whole genome shotgun sequence includes the following:
- the LOC122333942 gene encoding probable low affinity copper uptake protein 2, translated as MVLSVFVVLLLTVIYEFLKVWKITIGKRNQASVKQSSAPVSFSPEASCFASVMKHQEGSSSLTNSPSEISLAPTENTATTADAAATAKKSWLLHCLLTAIHILQVTLGYMLMLCVMSYNVWIFLGVVLGSVLGYFLAFPLLNHI; from the exons ATGGTGTTGTCGGTCTTTGTCGTTCTACTGCTCACGGTGATCTACGAGTTTCTGAAAGTCTGGAAGATCACTATTGGAAAACGGAATCAAGCCTCCGTTAAGCAATCATCCGCTCCGGTGTCTTTCTCACCTGAAGCGTCTTGTTTTGCTTCCGTCATGAAGCATCAAGAAGGAAGTTCTTCTCTGACCAACAGCCCCTCCGAGATCTCATTAGCTCCCACCGAGAATACAGCCACCACTGCTGACGCCGCCGCCACTGCTAAGAAAAG CTGGCTTCTACACTGCCTCCTGACCGCCATACACATCCTGCAGGTGACGCTAGGCTACATGCTCATGCTCTGCGTCATGTCCTACAATGTTTGGATCTTCCTGGGGGTCGTCCTAGGATCCGTCTTGGGATACTTCCTGGCTTTTCCTCTGCTCAATCACATTTGA